Proteins encoded by one window of Primulina huaijiensis isolate GDHJ02 chromosome 1, ASM1229523v2, whole genome shotgun sequence:
- the LOC140975280 gene encoding probable LRR receptor-like serine/threonine-protein kinase At5g63710 isoform X2 — MEVGSFCENLALLREVLKHLNHSSSKGTQGEALVEFLTALNDSNHRITDWNNFFVSPCFSWSHVACTNGNVVSLSLASNGFSGTLSPTITRLKFLVSLDLQNNNLSGALPYFLSSMPRLQNLNLAHNSFSGSIPESWGELSNLKHLVMRGNNLSGSIPESLVKIAGLKEVDVSWNNLTGRIPKELFSIPIFNFTSTRLICGNNFHQPCVSSSSIPASNKRSKVQLVVTVISIGAFSLFVLGAVIIRRLQQAHKLRNEIFVDVPGEDERKISFGQLKRFSLREMQLATDNFSESNIIGQGGFGRVYKGVLMDNTRVAVKRLMDHHSPGGEAAFLREVHLISVAVHKNLLRLIGFCTTYTERILVYPFMQNLSVAYRLRDLKPGEKGLDWPTRKQIAFGAAHGLEYLHEHCSPRIIHRDVKAANILIDDDFEAVLGDFGLAKLVDTKLTHVTTRVRGTMGHIAPEYLSTGKSSEMTDVFGYGITLLELVTGQRAIDFSRLEEDEDVLLLDHIKKLLREKRLEDIVDGNLNSFDPKEVETVIQVAMLCTQGSPEDRPTMAQVVSMLQGVGLAERWAEWEQLEETRNQEFSLMSHKFIWAEDSTQDQEAIQLSQAR, encoded by the exons ATG GAGGTTGGATCATTTTGTGAAAATTTAGCTCTTCTGAGGGAAGTACTTAAGCACTTGAATCATAGCTCTTCAAAAGGAACCCAAG GTGAAGCTTTAGTGGAGTTTCTTACAGCTCTGAATGACTCCAACCATAGAATTACAGATTGGAACAATTTCTTTGTCAGCCCTTGTTTCAGTTGGTCTCACGTTGCATGTACAAATGGAAACGTCGTGTCACT GAGCTTGGCTTCTAATGGTTTTTCTGGAACTCTTTCACCTACAATTACCAGATTAAAGTTTCTGGTTAGCTT GGATTTACAAAATAACAATCTATCCGGTGCCTTACCCTATTTCCTTAGCAGCATGCCACGACTGCAGAATTTGAATCTAGCGCATAATAGCTTCAGTGGCTCTATCCCAGAGTCTTGGGGTGAACTTTCCAACCTGAAACATCT GGTAATGAGAGGAAACAACTTAAGTGGATCTATTCCTGAATCACTAGTGAAAATCGCTGGCTTGAAGGAAGT AGATGTTTCATGGAACAATTTGACAGGAAGGATTCCTAAAGAGTTGTTTTCAATTCCAATATTCAA CTTCACGTCCACTCGTCTGATATGTGGAAACAACTTCCATCAACCTTGTGTGTCAAGTTCATCAATCCCAG CATCTAACAAAAGATCAAAAGTTCAGCTTGTTGTTACCGTCATAAGCATTGGAGCATTTTCTCTCTTCGTACTCGGGGCTGTGATCATACGTAGACTACAACAGGCACATAAACTCAGGAATGAAATATTTGTCGATGTGCCTG GGGAAGATGAGCGTAAAATCTCCTTCGGGCAGCTCAAAAGGTTTTCCTTACGTGAAATGCAGCTTGCTACTGATAATTTCAGCGAAAGTAATATAATCGGACAGGGGGGCTTTGGGAGAGTATACAAAGGAGTCCTTATGGATAATACCAGAGTCGCTGTGAAACGTCTCATGGATCATCATAGTCCGGGTGGAGAGGCTGCATTTCTGAGGGAAGTTCATCTGATAAGTGTTGCGGTACACAAGAACTTGCTTCGGTTGATTGGATTTTGTACAACTTACACAGAGAGAATTCTTGTTTATCCATTTATGCAAAACCTCAGCGTCGCTTATCGCTTGAGAG ATCTAAAGCCCGGAGAGAAAGGCCTGGACTGgccaacaagaaaacaaatagCTTTTGGTGCTGCTCATGGCCTTGAGTACCTTCACGAGCATTGCAGTCCAAGGATTATTCATCGCGATGTAAAGGCTGCAAACATTCTGATTGATGATGACTTTGAAGCTGTCCTTGGAGATTTTGGGCTGGCCAAATTAGTGGACACGAAACTCACACACGTTACGACTCGAGTACGTGGGACAATGGGACATATTGCCCCGGAGTATTTGTCCACCGGAAAGTCTTCTGAAATGACAGATGTTTTTGGCTATGGTATTACTCTTCTCGAGCTTGTGACTGGTCAGCGTGCCATAGATTTCTCTCGACTCGAAGAAGACGAGGATGTTCTCCTGCTGGATCAT ATAAAAAAACTGCTACGGGAGAAACGTCTCGAGGACATTGTGGACGGGAACTTGAACAGTTTTGACCCCAAAGAAGTCGAGACGGTCATTCAGGTGGCAATGCTCTGCACACAAGGTTCACCAGAAGATCGCCCGACGATGGCACAAGTTGTAAGTATGTTGCAAGGAGTAGGCTTGGCTGAGAGATGGGCAGAGTGGGAGCAACTCGAGGAAACGAGAAATCAAGAATTTTCACTCATGTCTCACAAGTTCATTTGGGCTGAGGATTCTACTCAAGACCAAGAAGCTATACAATTGTCACAAGCAAGATAG
- the LOC140975280 gene encoding probable LRR receptor-like serine/threonine-protein kinase At5g63710 isoform X3, with the protein MPRLQNLNLAHNSFSGSIPESWGELSNLKHLVMRGNNLSGSIPESLVKIAGLKEVDVSWNNLTGRIPKELFSIPIFNFTSTRLICGNNFHQPCVSSSSIPASNKRSKVQLVVTVISIGAFSLFVLGAVIIRRLQQAHKLRNEIFVDVPGEDERKISFGQLKRFSLREMQLATDNFSESNIIGQGGFGRVYKGVLMDNTRVAVKRLMDHHSPGGEAAFLREVHLISVAVHKNLLRLIGFCTTYTERILVYPFMQNLSVAYRLRDLKPGEKGLDWPTRKQIAFGAAHGLEYLHEHCSPRIIHRDVKAANILIDDDFEAVLGDFGLAKLVDTKLTHVTTRVRGTMGHIAPEYLSTGKSSEMTDVFGYGITLLELVTGQRAIDFSRLEEDEDVLLLDHIKKLLREKRLEDIVDGNLNSFDPKEVETVIQVAMLCTQGSPEDRPTMAQVVSMLQGVGLAERWAEWEQLEETRNQEFSLMSHKFIWAEDSTQDQEAIQLSQAR; encoded by the exons ATGCCACGACTGCAGAATTTGAATCTAGCGCATAATAGCTTCAGTGGCTCTATCCCAGAGTCTTGGGGTGAACTTTCCAACCTGAAACATCT GGTAATGAGAGGAAACAACTTAAGTGGATCTATTCCTGAATCACTAGTGAAAATCGCTGGCTTGAAGGAAGT AGATGTTTCATGGAACAATTTGACAGGAAGGATTCCTAAAGAGTTGTTTTCAATTCCAATATTCAA CTTCACGTCCACTCGTCTGATATGTGGAAACAACTTCCATCAACCTTGTGTGTCAAGTTCATCAATCCCAG CATCTAACAAAAGATCAAAAGTTCAGCTTGTTGTTACCGTCATAAGCATTGGAGCATTTTCTCTCTTCGTACTCGGGGCTGTGATCATACGTAGACTACAACAGGCACATAAACTCAGGAATGAAATATTTGTCGATGTGCCTG GGGAAGATGAGCGTAAAATCTCCTTCGGGCAGCTCAAAAGGTTTTCCTTACGTGAAATGCAGCTTGCTACTGATAATTTCAGCGAAAGTAATATAATCGGACAGGGGGGCTTTGGGAGAGTATACAAAGGAGTCCTTATGGATAATACCAGAGTCGCTGTGAAACGTCTCATGGATCATCATAGTCCGGGTGGAGAGGCTGCATTTCTGAGGGAAGTTCATCTGATAAGTGTTGCGGTACACAAGAACTTGCTTCGGTTGATTGGATTTTGTACAACTTACACAGAGAGAATTCTTGTTTATCCATTTATGCAAAACCTCAGCGTCGCTTATCGCTTGAGAG ATCTAAAGCCCGGAGAGAAAGGCCTGGACTGgccaacaagaaaacaaatagCTTTTGGTGCTGCTCATGGCCTTGAGTACCTTCACGAGCATTGCAGTCCAAGGATTATTCATCGCGATGTAAAGGCTGCAAACATTCTGATTGATGATGACTTTGAAGCTGTCCTTGGAGATTTTGGGCTGGCCAAATTAGTGGACACGAAACTCACACACGTTACGACTCGAGTACGTGGGACAATGGGACATATTGCCCCGGAGTATTTGTCCACCGGAAAGTCTTCTGAAATGACAGATGTTTTTGGCTATGGTATTACTCTTCTCGAGCTTGTGACTGGTCAGCGTGCCATAGATTTCTCTCGACTCGAAGAAGACGAGGATGTTCTCCTGCTGGATCAT ATAAAAAAACTGCTACGGGAGAAACGTCTCGAGGACATTGTGGACGGGAACTTGAACAGTTTTGACCCCAAAGAAGTCGAGACGGTCATTCAGGTGGCAATGCTCTGCACACAAGGTTCACCAGAAGATCGCCCGACGATGGCACAAGTTGTAAGTATGTTGCAAGGAGTAGGCTTGGCTGAGAGATGGGCAGAGTGGGAGCAACTCGAGGAAACGAGAAATCAAGAATTTTCACTCATGTCTCACAAGTTCATTTGGGCTGAGGATTCTACTCAAGACCAAGAAGCTATACAATTGTCACAAGCAAGATAG
- the LOC140975280 gene encoding probable LRR receptor-like serine/threonine-protein kinase At5g63710 isoform X1 has product MAEAFSIMHLSLTPYINFVMLFFMFISCFASNKPDVEGEALVEFLTALNDSNHRITDWNNFFVSPCFSWSHVACTNGNVVSLSLASNGFSGTLSPTITRLKFLVSLDLQNNNLSGALPYFLSSMPRLQNLNLAHNSFSGSIPESWGELSNLKHLVMRGNNLSGSIPESLVKIAGLKEVDVSWNNLTGRIPKELFSIPIFNFTSTRLICGNNFHQPCVSSSSIPASNKRSKVQLVVTVISIGAFSLFVLGAVIIRRLQQAHKLRNEIFVDVPGEDERKISFGQLKRFSLREMQLATDNFSESNIIGQGGFGRVYKGVLMDNTRVAVKRLMDHHSPGGEAAFLREVHLISVAVHKNLLRLIGFCTTYTERILVYPFMQNLSVAYRLRDLKPGEKGLDWPTRKQIAFGAAHGLEYLHEHCSPRIIHRDVKAANILIDDDFEAVLGDFGLAKLVDTKLTHVTTRVRGTMGHIAPEYLSTGKSSEMTDVFGYGITLLELVTGQRAIDFSRLEEDEDVLLLDHIKKLLREKRLEDIVDGNLNSFDPKEVETVIQVAMLCTQGSPEDRPTMAQVVSMLQGVGLAERWAEWEQLEETRNQEFSLMSHKFIWAEDSTQDQEAIQLSQAR; this is encoded by the exons ATGGCTGAAGCCTTTTCGATCATGCATCTATCTTTGACAccatatatcaattttgttatGCTCTTTTTCATGTTTATCAGCTGTTTTGCCTCCAATAAACCCGATGTTGAAG GTGAAGCTTTAGTGGAGTTTCTTACAGCTCTGAATGACTCCAACCATAGAATTACAGATTGGAACAATTTCTTTGTCAGCCCTTGTTTCAGTTGGTCTCACGTTGCATGTACAAATGGAAACGTCGTGTCACT GAGCTTGGCTTCTAATGGTTTTTCTGGAACTCTTTCACCTACAATTACCAGATTAAAGTTTCTGGTTAGCTT GGATTTACAAAATAACAATCTATCCGGTGCCTTACCCTATTTCCTTAGCAGCATGCCACGACTGCAGAATTTGAATCTAGCGCATAATAGCTTCAGTGGCTCTATCCCAGAGTCTTGGGGTGAACTTTCCAACCTGAAACATCT GGTAATGAGAGGAAACAACTTAAGTGGATCTATTCCTGAATCACTAGTGAAAATCGCTGGCTTGAAGGAAGT AGATGTTTCATGGAACAATTTGACAGGAAGGATTCCTAAAGAGTTGTTTTCAATTCCAATATTCAA CTTCACGTCCACTCGTCTGATATGTGGAAACAACTTCCATCAACCTTGTGTGTCAAGTTCATCAATCCCAG CATCTAACAAAAGATCAAAAGTTCAGCTTGTTGTTACCGTCATAAGCATTGGAGCATTTTCTCTCTTCGTACTCGGGGCTGTGATCATACGTAGACTACAACAGGCACATAAACTCAGGAATGAAATATTTGTCGATGTGCCTG GGGAAGATGAGCGTAAAATCTCCTTCGGGCAGCTCAAAAGGTTTTCCTTACGTGAAATGCAGCTTGCTACTGATAATTTCAGCGAAAGTAATATAATCGGACAGGGGGGCTTTGGGAGAGTATACAAAGGAGTCCTTATGGATAATACCAGAGTCGCTGTGAAACGTCTCATGGATCATCATAGTCCGGGTGGAGAGGCTGCATTTCTGAGGGAAGTTCATCTGATAAGTGTTGCGGTACACAAGAACTTGCTTCGGTTGATTGGATTTTGTACAACTTACACAGAGAGAATTCTTGTTTATCCATTTATGCAAAACCTCAGCGTCGCTTATCGCTTGAGAG ATCTAAAGCCCGGAGAGAAAGGCCTGGACTGgccaacaagaaaacaaatagCTTTTGGTGCTGCTCATGGCCTTGAGTACCTTCACGAGCATTGCAGTCCAAGGATTATTCATCGCGATGTAAAGGCTGCAAACATTCTGATTGATGATGACTTTGAAGCTGTCCTTGGAGATTTTGGGCTGGCCAAATTAGTGGACACGAAACTCACACACGTTACGACTCGAGTACGTGGGACAATGGGACATATTGCCCCGGAGTATTTGTCCACCGGAAAGTCTTCTGAAATGACAGATGTTTTTGGCTATGGTATTACTCTTCTCGAGCTTGTGACTGGTCAGCGTGCCATAGATTTCTCTCGACTCGAAGAAGACGAGGATGTTCTCCTGCTGGATCAT ATAAAAAAACTGCTACGGGAGAAACGTCTCGAGGACATTGTGGACGGGAACTTGAACAGTTTTGACCCCAAAGAAGTCGAGACGGTCATTCAGGTGGCAATGCTCTGCACACAAGGTTCACCAGAAGATCGCCCGACGATGGCACAAGTTGTAAGTATGTTGCAAGGAGTAGGCTTGGCTGAGAGATGGGCAGAGTGGGAGCAACTCGAGGAAACGAGAAATCAAGAATTTTCACTCATGTCTCACAAGTTCATTTGGGCTGAGGATTCTACTCAAGACCAAGAAGCTATACAATTGTCACAAGCAAGATAG
- the LOC140975274 gene encoding aspartic proteinase nepenthesin-1-like yields MYLFKFACNGLINYPREFQRMASFHVSSYSMASIMVLALIASFAPPAVSTSRLMGRSDLKNGFEATLKRVDSGGNFTKFELLKRAMGRGRKRVERIHAMVLAAVDVGVEAPIHAGNGEFLMELSIGTPPVSYHAIIDTGSDLIWTQCKTCTRCFDQPSPLFDPEKSSSFSKLPCSSNLCTALPMSSCSDGNCEYLYTYGDTSSTQGFMATETFSFDNVSVPNIGFGCGLDNEGGGFDQGAGLVGLGRGPLSLVSQLDEPKFSYCLTSIESTKISKLMMGSLASDIDLSRDTKTTPLIKNPSSPSFYYLSLKGISVGDTLVPIKSSTFAIKKDGTGGVIIDSGTTITYLEKQAFELVKNEFVSQSKYPVVEASDNTQLDLCFTIPSNSQEIEVPTLVFHFEGADLVLPGDNYFIADSSGIMCLAMGSSHGLSILGNYQQQNLLVVHDLVKETMSFVPKQCG; encoded by the coding sequence ATGTATTTATTCAAATTTGCATGCAACGGATTGATTAATTACCCTCGAGAATTTCAAAGAATGGCTTCATTTCATGTTTCTTCGTATTCAATGGCATCAATTATGGTCCTTGCTCTGATAGCTTCATTTGCTCCGCCTGCTGTTTCGACATCAAGGTTAATGGGCCGCTCCGATTTGAAAAACGGGTTTGAGGCGACGTTAAAACGTGTGGATTCTGGTGGAAACTTCACGAAATTCGAGCTGTTGAAACGTGCAATGGGACGTGGGAGGAAGAGGGTGGAAAGGATCCATGCAATGGTCCTCGCTGCGGTGGACGTAGGAGTAGAAGCTCCAATCCATGCAGGAAATGGTGAGTTTTTAATGGAGCTATCCATCGGCACCCCACCAGTGTCGTATCATGCTATTATTGATACCGGTAGTGACCTAATATGGACTCAGTGTAAAACATGCACACGGTGTTTTGATCAGCCGAGCCCTCTATTTGACCCGGAGAAATCGTCGTCTTTCTCAAAGTTACCATGCTCTAGCAACCTTTGTACCGCACTCCCTATGTCGTCTTGCAGCGACGGAAACTGCGAGTATCTGTACACCTACGGTGACACTTCTTCGACTCAGGGTTTTATGGCAACGGAAACTTTCTCTTTTGACAACGTTTCGGTCCCAAATATTGGATTCGGTTGTGGTCTCGACAATGAGGGTGGAGGGTTTGATCAAGGAGCGGGGCTTGTGGGACTAGGGCGTGGGCCACTATCGCTCGTTTCGCAACTCGACGAGCCCAAGTTCTCTTATTGTTTAACCTCGATAGAGTCCACCAAAATAAGCAAACTTATGATGGGATCTCTAGCAAGCGATATTGACCTTTCACGTGACACAAAAACAACCCCTTTAATCAAGAATCCATCATCACCTTCTTTTTACTATCTTTCACTCAAAGGGATCAGCGTTGGTGACACACTTGTACCTATCAAGAGCTCTACATTTGCAATCAAAAAGGACGGGACCGGGGGCGTGATAATCGATTCCGGGACTACGATAACATATCTTGAAAAACAAGCATTCGAACTAGTGAAAAATGAGTTTGTTTCTCAAAGCAAGTACCCTGTCGTGGAGGCATCAGACAACACTCAACTCGATCTGTGCTTCACTATTCCATCGAACTCGCAAGAAATCGAGGTGCCTACACTCGTATTTCATTTCGAGGGGGCGGATTTGGTGCTTCCGGGGGACAACTACTTCATCGCGGATTCGAGTGGCATCATGTGCTTGGCTATGGGGAGTTCCCATGGCTTGTCTATATTGGGAAATTATCAGCAGCAGAATTTGTTGGTGGTGCATGACCTTGTCAAGGAAACAATGTCGTTTGTGCCCAAGCAGTGTGGTTAG